One window of the Manihot esculenta cultivar AM560-2 chromosome 14, M.esculenta_v8, whole genome shotgun sequence genome contains the following:
- the LOC110600000 gene encoding CASP-like protein 4A3 codes for METKSKPKPKLHVPNTMKRSLSSNSDSHSYFESPHSPLRLNSPLPSDQGDPHDESPTFVSPMNSPGKLPPLENSMAIVAVDKFTQYTPQPSPFPQENAAYSQAKAQPQTHTPAMMFNKTVREEGPPVVGKVRTDGRSAAVESWRRKDRRKVAELGFRIAEVVLCLISFSVMAADKTQGWSGDSYDRYREYRYCLSVNVIAFVYSGFQAYDMSYHLVTGKHVMSHRVRRHFNFLVDQVLAYLLVSASSSAATRVDDWQSNWGKDEFTEMASASVTMAFLAFVAFAVSSLISGYNLHNNGST; via the exons ATGGAAACCAAATCCAAACCCAAACCCAAACTCCATGTCCCGAACACCATGAAACGATCACTGTCTTCCAATTCCGATTCTCACTCTTATTTTGAATCCCCCCACTCCCCCCTCCGGCTCAATTCGCCTCTCCCTTCTGATCAGGGCGACCCCCATGATGAGTCCCCTACCTTTGTCTCCCCGATGAACTCGCCGGGAAAGCTTCCACCGCTTGAAAACTCCATGGCCATCGTCGCTGTCGATAAGTTCACTCAGTACACTCCGCAGCCTTCCCCTTTTCCGCAGGAGAATGCTGCGTATTCTCAAGCTAAGGCTCAGCCACAGACTCATACTCCAGCGATGATGTTTAACAAGACGGTGAGAGAGGAGGGGCCGCCGGTCGTGGGAAAGGTGAGAACTGATGGAAGATCGGCAGCGGTGGAGTCGTGGAGAAGAAAGGATAGGAGGAAGGTTGCTGAGTTAGGGTTTAGAATTGCTGAGGTGGTCTTGTGCTTGATTTCGTTCTCGGTTATGGCCGCTGACAAGACTCAGGGGTGGAGTGGCGATTCCTATGATCGTTACAGAGAATACAG GTATTGCTTGTCTGTGAATGTTATTGCATTTGTATATTCGGGATTCCAAGCTTATGATATGAGCTATCATCTCGTTACGGGCAAACATGTGATGAGCCACCGTGTCCGCCGCCATTTCAATTTCTTAGTGGATCAG GTATTAGCATATCTTCTGGTTTCAGCTTCTTCATCAGCAGCCACCCGAGTTGATGACTGGCAATCTAACTGGGGCAAGGATGAGTTCACAGAAATGGCTAGTGCTTCAGTCACAATGGCCTTCCTGGCCTTTGTTGCCTTTGCTGTTAGCTCCCTTATTTCTGGTTACAACTTACACAACAATGGCTCAACTTAA